Proteins co-encoded in one Chroicocephalus ridibundus chromosome 6, bChrRid1.1, whole genome shotgun sequence genomic window:
- the LOC134517223 gene encoding cytochrome P450 2J2-like: MLGIPEFFIALVVCLLILHFLKLQWMCTQLPPGPVPLPVIGNLWLLDFKLRRETLTKLTNIYGNIYTLWLGQTPMVVLNGYKAVKDGIVTHSEEVSGRPLTPFYRDMMGEKGIFLTSGHTWKQQRRFSMTIIRSLALGKNNLEHQIQTEACHLVDIFASTKGKPFDPHTFMVHAIANIICAVVFGHRFSSNDESFGKLIKAVYFVIYFQATIWGRMYDAFPWLMHRFPGPHHKVFAYNDFMHNLVTKEVQTHERQNAGEPQDLIDFYLAQITKTKDDPTSTFNKDNMVQTVVDLLLGGTETTSTTLLWALLYMVQYPEIQEKVQREIEAVLEPSHLISYEDRKKLPYTNAVIHEALRYSNVTSVGVPRQCVRNTTLMGFHIKKGTLVLPNLHSVVYDSDHWATPWRFNPDHFLDLDGNFVNKEAFLPFSAGHRVCLGEQMARVELFIIFTNLLRAFTFQLPEGVKEINLEYTLGAILQPHPYKLCAIPR, translated from the exons ATGTTGGGGATTCCTGAGTTTTTTATAGCTCTAGTAGTATGTCTCCTAATTTTGCATTTCCTAAAGCTGCAATGGATGTGCACCCAGCTTCCTCCAGGACCAGTTCCCCTCCCCGTCATTGGAAATTTGTGGCTGCTGGACTTCAAACTTCGTCGAGAAACTCTCACTAAG TTAACCAACATCTATGGAAATATCTACACATTGTGGCTGGGACAGACACCTATGGTTGTACTAAATGGATACAAAGCAGTAAAAGATGGCATCGTCACCCATTCAGAGGAAGTTTCCGGAAGACCCCTCACCCCATTCTACAGGGATATGATGGGCGAGAAAG GTATTTTTCTGACGAGTGGGCACACCTGGAAGCAACAGAGACGCTTTAGTATGACAATTATAAGAAGCCTGGCACTTGGTAAGAACAATTTGGAGCATCAAATTCAAACAGAGGCCTGTCATCTTGTGGACATCTTTGCAAGCACAAAAG GCAAACCTTTCGACCCCCACACTTTCATGGTCCATGCTATTGCAAATATAATTTGCGCTGTTGTTTTTGGTCATCGCTTCTCCAGCAACGATGAATCTTTCGGCAAGCTTATCAAAGCTGTTTATTTTGTGATCTACTTTCAAGCTACTATCTGGGGCAGG ATGTATGATGCTTTCCCATGGCTTATGCACCGTTTCCCAGGACCTCATCACAAAGTGTTTGCATACAATGACTTCATGCACAATTTAGTTACAAAGGAGGTCCAGACTCATGAGAGACAGAATGCAGGTGAACCACAGGATCTCATTGACTTCTACCTAGCTCAAATAACAAAA ACCAAAGATGACCCTACTTCTACGTTTAATAAAGACAATATGGTTCAGACTGTGGTTGATCTTTTGCTGGGAGGGACAGAGACAACAAGTACCACCCTTCTCTGGGCACTGCTGTATATGGTACAATACCCAGAAATACAAG aaaaggtTCAAAGAGAGATAGAGGCTGTTCTGGAACCCTCCCATCTCATCAGCTATGAAGACCGTAAAAAACTGCCATACACAAATGCTGTGATTCACGAGGCTTTGCGATACAGCAACGTTACTTCTGTTGGGGTCCCTCGACAATGTGTGAGGAATACAACTTTGATGGGTTTTCATATCAAAAAG GGCACACTTGTATTGCCAAATCTGCACTCCGTTGTGTATGATTCTGACCACTGGGCGACCCCTTGGAGGTTCAACCCAGATCATTTCCTTGATTTGGATGGCAACTTTGTGAACAAAGAGGCATTCTTACCTTTCTCAGCAG GGCATCGTGTATGTTTGGGAGAACAGATGGCACGAGTTGAACTGTTCATCATCTTTACAAACCTCCTTCGGGCATTCACATTTCAGCTCCCTGAGGGAGTAAAGGAAATCAATTTGGAGTACACTTTGGGTGCAATACTGCAGCCACATCCATATAAACTCTGTGCTATTCCACGCTAG